The Miscanthus floridulus cultivar M001 chromosome 7, ASM1932011v1, whole genome shotgun sequence genome includes a region encoding these proteins:
- the LOC136465179 gene encoding secreted RxLR effector protein 161-like, producing MEERLKLSHDSTTEEVDAMQYRCLVGSLRYLTYTWPDLAFSVGYVSRFMQRPMMKHQQATKRIIRYAVGTLDHSLYYPRCPGTAHFVGYSDSDHAGDIDTSKSMSRILFLLGKCLVSWQSVKQQVVALSSYEAEYIAASTASTQALWLARLLGDLLDRDTRAMELRMDSKSALALAKTPFSMNRVSTSG from the coding sequence ATGGAGGAGAGGTTGAAGCTGAGccacgacagcacgacggaggaggtggacgctatgcAGTACCggtgtcttgtggggagccttcgctacctcaccTACACATGGCCAGACTTGGCATTCTcagtcggctacgttagtcggttcatgcagcgaccgatgaTGAAGCACCAGCAAGCTacgaagaggatcatccgctatgctgtggggactctcgaccacagcctctactaccctaggtgccctgggaCGGCACACTTCGTTGGGTACAGCgatagcgaccacgccggcgacatcgacaccagcaagagcatgagcaggatcctcttcctcctcggcaagtgcctcgttagctggcagtcagtcaagcagcaggtggtggccctgtccagctacgAGGCTGaatacatagcggcctccaccgcttcgactcaggcactgtggctcgctcgactgcttggtgatctcctcgacagagacactagagcgatggagctcaggatggacagcaagtccgctctggccctggcaaagaccCCATTTTCCATGAACAGAGTAAGCACAtctgggtga